Within the Ensifer canadensis genome, the region CCCTTGAACGACGGCCAGAAGCGGATGCCATAGGGATCGCGTAAATCCTCGAAGGCAAGATCCGCTTCCGTCAAACCCAACTCTTCGCCCTGGTAGAGGCAGATCGAGCCACGCAAGGTCGCCAGAAGCGTGATTGCCAGCTTTGCGACCACTTCCCGTTCCGCATCGCTTCGCGCAAAGCGGCTGACATGGCGCATGACGTCGTGGTTGGAAAAAGCCCAGCACACCCAGCCGTCGGTGACAGCCTTCTGGAAATTGTCGACGCAGCGGCGGATATGACCTGCAGTGAAATCCGGGCCGAGCAGATCGAAGGTATAACACATGTGCAGCTTGTCGCCGCCGCTGGTATAGGCGGCCACGGTCTTCAACGATCGCGCGCCGTCCCCCACTTCGCCGACCGTCGTTCGGCCGCCATAACCATCGAGCAAGGCCCGGAACCGCTGGAGAAAGGCGACGTTTTCCGGTTGGCTCTTGTCGTAGAGGTGATCCTGCATGCCGTAGGGATTGACGTCGGGCGCATCATTGCTCGTCGCATCCGGATCCGGCACCAGCGGCGGATTGTCCCTGAGATGGCGGTCGTGGAAATAGAAGTTCACGGTATCGAGCCGGAAACCGTCGACGCCACGGTCGAGCCAGAAGCGCGCTGCATCCAGCACTGCATCCTGAACATCAGAATTGTGGAAATTGAGGTCCGGCTGCGAGGCAAGGAAGTTGTGCATGTAATATTGCTTGCGCACCCCGTCCCACTCCCAGGCCGGTCCGCCGAAGATCGAAAGCCAGTTGTTGGGCGCGGTGCCATCAGGCTTCGGATCGGCCCAGACATACCAGTCTGCCTTCGGATTCTCGCGGCTGGTCCGGCTTTCGACGAACCAGGGATGGCGGTCGGATGAATGCGAAATCACCTGATCGATGATCACCCTGAGGCCGAGGCGGTGCGCCTCCGCCAGCATCGCGTCGAAATCGGCAAGCGTGCCGAACATCGGGTCGACGTCGCAATAATCCGAGACGTCGTAGCCCATGTCGGCTTGCGGCGAGGTGAAGAAGGGCGACAGCCAGATGGCGTCGACGCCGAGCGAGGCGATGTGGCCGAGCCGCCGCGTGACGCCCTTCAAGTCGCCGATGCCATCATCATCGGTATCCTGAAACGAGCGCGGATAGACCTGATAGATCACAGCGCCGCGCCACCAATCGTCACCCGAAACCTGCTGAGACGCCATGCCCTGCCCCCGTGAAACCGATCTGTGCGCCAAGATGTAACCGCGCCCGGCGCGGGAGTAAACGCCGGAGGGCAGCCAAGTCATCGCTCAAATCTCAAGCGCCCTAAAAACAACTCTTGCCGAGACCGGTCTTGAACCTTATCCCGTCAGCACGGCAAAAACCAAAGGGAGAGAAGACGTTGGCGGGAACGATGCTTTCGATCGGGGAATGCATGGTCGAACTGATGCAGGCCGAGGGCGGCCTGTTGCGCAAAAGCTATGCCGGCGACACCTTCAACGCCGCCTATTATGCACACCTGTTCCTGCCGATCGACTGGTCCGTCGCCTATTGCTCTGCCGTCGGCACCGACACGGTTTCCGACGAAATGCTCGCCTTCATGGCCGAGAAGGGCATCGACACGGCGGCCGTCCGCAAAATCAAGGGTCGCACGCCGGGCCTCTACATGATCCATCTGAAGGACGGCGAGCGTAGCTTCTCCTATTGGCGCTCGGCTTCAGCAGCGAGACTTCTCGCCGATGACCCAGAGCATCTGCGCCGCGCCATCGAGGGCGCCGATCTCATCCTGTTTTCCGGCATTACCCTTGCGATCCTGGCGCCCGAGGCGGTGGAAACGCTGCTTGCCGAACTGCGCCGCGCCAAGGCCGCGGGTAAACGCGTCGTCTTCGACCCCAATATCCGTCCTCGCCTTTGGGACGACGCCGAGCGCATGCGCCAGACACTGACGGATGGCGCCCGTGCCGCCAGCCTGGTGATGCCGAGCTTCGACGACGAGGTCACGCATTTCGGTGACGGCTCGATCAAGGCGACGATCGAGCGCTACAAGGCGCTGGGTGTCGCCGACGTGGTCGTCAAGGACGGGGAAAAGGGTGTGACGCTGGCGTTCGAGGGATCAGAAGCAAGCCACGTCCCGGCAACGCCGGTCGAGCGCGTGGTCGACACCACCAGCGCCGGCGACAGCTTCAACGGTGCCTTCCTCTCGCGTCTCGTCACGGGCGACACGCCGAGTGAATCTGCAGCCTTTGCCGCCCGCATCGCTGCCGGCGTCATCGGCCATCACGGCGCGCTGGTCGACAAGAACAAGCTCGTCGACTGAGGCATCGCCGCAGCCGACCGCCGCTTGCGGATTTTGGGCATGATAGCATCCCTTGCGCGTCAAAATCGACGCGAGGGGCTGCAAAGACACAGACGCTGCCGCCGATGGCTCAGCGCTTCTTGCGCTTATTCTCGAAGGGATTTTCCGACGCGCGATAGTGGATGCGGATCGGCACGCCCGGCAGGTCGAAATCGTTGCGCAAGCCATTGATCAAGTAGCGGGTATAGGATTCCGGCAGCGCGTCGGGCCGCGTGCACGAGATCATGAAGCCCGGCGGGCGGGCCTTCACCTGCGTCATGTATTTCAGCTTCAGGCGGCGGCCGGAGACAGCCGGTGGCGGATGCTGCACCTGCTGGGAATCGAGCCAGCGGTTGAGACGCGCCGTCGAGATACGGCGGTTCCAGGTCTTGTCGGTGTCGATGATCGCCTGCATCAGGCGGTCGAGGCCGTAGCCGGTATGGCCGGAGATCGGTATGGCGCGAATGCCGCGCGCCTGCGGCAACAGCCGCTCGGTCTTTTCGCGAAGATCGGCAAGCACGGCCTGCCAGTCCTCGACCAGATCCCATTTGTTGAAGGCAAGCACGGCGGCCCGGCCTTCGCGAATGATGAGATCGACGATCTGCAGGTCCTGCTTTTCGAACGGAATGGTCGCGTCGAAGACGATGACCACCGTTTCGGCAAAGCGGATGGCGCGCAGCGCATCGGCGACCGAAAGCTTCTCCAGCTTCTCCTGCACCCTGGCCTTGCGACGCATGCCCGCGGTGTCGAACATCTTGATGGTGCGGCCGCGCCAGTCCCATTCGACCGAAATCGAATCACGGGTGATGCCGGCTTCCGGCCCGGTCAAAAGCCGGTCTTCACCGAGGAAGCGGTTGATCAGTGTCGACTTGCCGGCATTCGGCCGGCCGACGATCGCCACGCGCAGCGGCTTGGTCTCGTCATAGGCAGGCTCGGCCTCGTCGTCCTTTTCCGCCGCTTCGCCGGTGGTCGGGCGCAGGTCGATATCGGTCTCGGCAACGTCGTCTTCCTGAGGATAGGCACGGTCTTCGCCGATCGCAGCGACGATCGCGTCGCGCAGATCGAGCATGCCCTGGCCATGTTCGGCCGAGATCGGGCAAGGATCGCCAAGACCGAGCGTGAAGGCGTCATAGAAGCCGCCGTCGGAACCGCGGGCCTCGGACTTGTTGGCGACGAGCACGACCGGCTTGCCGCGCCGACGCAGCATCTCGGCAAGTGTGTTGTCGGCCGGCGTCAGGCCCCCTTTGGCGTCGACCACGAACAGCGACAGGTCGGCCTCGTCGATCGCGGCTTCGGTCTGCGCCCACATGCGGCCCTGAAGGCTGTCGGGTGCGGACTGTTCCAGGCCGGCGGTATCGATGATGCGGAAGCGCAAGTCGATGAGCTTGGCATCGCCCGGACGGCGGTCACGGGTGACACCCGGCGTATCGTCGACGAGCGCCAGCTTCTTGCCAACCAGACGATTGAACAAGGTGGACTTGCCGACATTGGGGCGCCCGATGATGGCGACGGTGAAACTCATGAACGTATCCGTTTCCGTCCTGAAGCGCTGCACGTCGTCAAGACATACAGCGCTCCAACACTTTGAAAATCAACATATCCTTTCCAAAGGCCGGTGCCGGCCTTCAGGGATATGCGCTTAGGCTTTGCCGCTCGCGGCAATCACGTCGAGCAGCATCTGCGCCCGGCCTGCAACATTGCGCGGGCTCTGGGGATCATCGACGATCTGTTGGAACCAGCTCTTCGCCTTGGCGGTATCGCCGGCCTTGTAGGCAGCAAGGCCAAGCGCCTCACGGGCCGAGTGGCGCATATTGTTCTGCGGCACGGCCAGTTGTTCGACTTCGGCCGAAACCTGGTCATAGGTGCCGGTATCGACCAGCAGATAGGCGGCGCGCAGGCGGGCGGCGTCGCGAAGCGCCTCAGGCAGGCCGGTGTCTTTGCCGATCTCCGAGAACGCCTTGATGGCGGCATCGGTCTCGCCCTTCTCGGCCTGCAGCGTCGCCGCACGAAGGCGAGCCAGCACCGGATAGGCGCCATAGCCGTCCTTCTGCAAGTTGTTGAGGGCGGCCAGCGCCTCGTCGGCCTTGTTTTCCTTGGCGAGGTTCAGCGCCTGGAGGAACTCGTCGCCGGACTTCGACGACGCGTTGTCACGCCAGTAGTCGTAGCCGACCTTGCCGATGGTTCCGAGAACGATGAGCACGGCAATCGCCACGATGACGCTGCCGAAACGGGCCCAGATGTTCTTCATCTGGTCCGAACGCAGTTCTTCATTCACCTCGCGGATAAAGCTGTCGTCTTGGTTCGCCATCGATTGCCCCGGCCTCTCGGCCTTCCCTGCACGCTATTAGGATTTTGCGCCTTCTACCCGATTTTGCGGCTGTTGTAAGGGGGCGCGCGTTATTTAGCCGACAACCATAGGCGAAACACCGATCACCAGTTCGTGCAACTTCCACACAATCACGCCATAAAGGGCCGCACCAAGCACGATGGCGATGAGGTCGTAGCGATAGGAAACGAACGCCGGATAGGTGATTTCGCCGGCGCGCCAGCGCTTTTTCATCGAAATGCGCAGGATCACCGCCCAGACGAGGAAGGTGCCGAAGAGCAGCACCGACGACGCCTCGCCATTGGCAAGCAGGTGGGCAAGTGCCCAGATCTTGATTGCGAGGATCGCCGGATGTTTTGTGGCCGCGCGGATCTTGCCCGGGGGCAGATAGGCGGCCACAAGACAGATGCTGGCGATCAGCATCAGGGTCAGCGCGATGTGTGCAAGAAAGACCGGGGGCGTATAGAGCATGCCGGTGGTGGCGCGCGCCTGATCGAAGCCATAGGCAATCAGACCGAGGCCAACAAGCGCACAGATACCGTGGATCGCATGCCAGGCGCCGGTGCCGCTGCTGGATATCACCGATGCGCGCAGGCCGGGTGCAAAGCTGCGAACGAGATGGATGCCCAAGAAGATCACGATACCCAATATCAGTAGCGCCATGTCGTCACCCGTCCTTCATTATTGTTCTGTCGGCTATCGACATAGCCGGAGTGCACAGAAATTTCCAGACAGATCAAAGGATTGCCGCATTCCTGGATAAAGGGACGGCATACGCAAATCGTCGCAGATATCATGATCCGAACATTTATTGCCCTTTCCCTCGCCCTTTGCCCTGCCCTCGTCGCGGCTGCCGAACCCACGCCCGATATGGCCGCACCGACCGTTCCTGCCAAGGACAAGCAGCTCGTCATCGTGTCTTTCGATGGGGCGCATGACAACGCGCTGTGGGAGAAAAGCCTGGCGATGGCCAAGCGCACCAATGCGCATTTCACCTATTTCCTCTCCTGCACGTTCCTGATGACGCGCGCCGACGGCAAGCAGAGCTACAGACCGCCGGGGCTGAAACCGGGTCGTTCCAATGTCGGCTTTGCCCAGAGCCGAGAGGAAATCGCGGCCCGCGCCGGTCACATCTGGCAGGCCCATCTCGACGGTCACGACATTGCCAGCCACGCCTGCGGCCATTTCGACGGCAAGGGCTGGACGAAGGCCGATTGGCAAAGCGAATTCTCGACATTCGACATCGCCCTGCGCGATGCCTGGAAGAAGGCCGACAGGCCGGATGCCGAGCCGCAAGGCTGGGCGGAATTTGCCCGCACCGGCATCAAGGGTTTCCGTGCGCCCTACCTGTCGCTGAGCGACGGCCTGCTGCCAGCCCTGAAGGCATCGGTCTTTACCTATGACGCGAGCCTGGTGACCAAGGGGCCGGGCTGGCCGATGGAGAAGGACGGTCTGCCGCGCTTCGGCCTGCCGCTGATCCCGGAAGGGCCGTCCAAGCGGCCGGTGATCGGCATGGACTACAATCTGTTCGTGCGCCATTCCATGGGTATCGAAAACAAGAAGGACAGCGCCACCTTCGAAGCGCGCACCTACGAGGCCTACAGACAAGCCTTCGACAAGGAATATGCCGGCAACCGCATCCCGCTGCAGCTCGGCTTCCATTTCGTCGAGATGAATGGCGGCGCCTACTGGCGCGCGCTCGACCGGCTGCTGACCGAGGTCTGCAGCAAGCCTGATGTCGCCTGCGTCAGCTACGCCCAGGCGCTGCCGATGATCGAGCAGGCAAAAAAGAAGGCGGATCGCTCCGCCTTCTGATTGGTCCTCTCCTGGCCCAGCTTAGGCCAGTTCTTCCTCGCCACCAACCGCGATGAACTTCTGCTCGATTTCCGGCAGGGGCTCATCGTCGATTGCCGCTTCGAAGGCGCGCAGACGCTTGTAGATCGAAAGCAGTTCGACAATCGTCGGCCAGGATGAAACCAGGTACTGAAACGACGACGTCACCTGCCCGAAGGCACCCGAGATCTGGTTCAACGCGCCGAGTGTGATCTTGCCGGCGATGATCGACGGCGCCAGGATCAGCAACGAGAAGATGCCGTTGATCTGCAAATAGAAAATGCGGGCGATGTTGAAGTAGAGATAGTGGAAATAGAGCCGGAAATAGTTCCGGCGAACGTTTTCGAAGAGATCGGCGACCGTCGGCGGCTGAGCGCGATCGGCGTGGTCCTCACCATAGACCAGTTCCTTGCGGTAGGCCGCTTCCACACGCTGGTTGCGGAACTCGAGGCCCGGCAGCTTAATGCCGACGAGCGCCAGGAACACCGTGCCGAACAGCGACCAAAGCACAGCGGCCGTAACCAGCGGATAGGGAATGTCACCGACGATCGGCAGTTCGGTGACATTGGCCGAAAGCCGGATCAATACCGGCGTAAACGCAATCAGCGTCATCACGCTGTCGATCAGGCTGACGCCGAGGCCCTCCACCGTCGTGGAGAAGCGCATTGTGTCTTCCTGGACACGCTGCGAAGCACCTTCGATACGACGCAGCTTGCCCCAGTGGGCCATGTAGTACTCGTTCATCGCCGTGCGCCAGCGGAAGATATAGTGGCTGACGAAGAAGCGGGTCATGACCGCGACAGCGACAGCGACCAAGGCGATACCGAGGAAGACGGCGATTTCTCCGTAGAACTCTGCCGCGGTCACCACCTTCGTCTTCGAGACGATCGCCTGAATCAGATCCCAGAACGGCCCGTACCAATTGTTGATCGCGACGCTCACCTGCACCTGGAAATAGGTGACGAAAAGAATGAGGGCTGAGCCGAGGATCGACCAGTTCTGCCAGGGATGTGGCGAATAGACATACCAGAATGCTGCGAACAGCCCGACGACCAGCCCGAAGTAGAGATAGAACCAGAGGAAGGCGGGCGACCAGAAGGCAGAAATCCCGGTGATCGGCGGCGCATCCGAGGGCAAGGGCGGCATTCCGAAGACTGCACCCAACTGCTCGCCTTCACCATACCAAAAGGCGATGGCGACAAGCGACCAGACGACAAAGGAAATGAAAAAGAGCTTCGGCTTCGGGAAGAAAGATAGGAACAAAGTACGGCACTCTCGTTTCGGGGGAGGAGAACAACTCGCCTCTCGAAGCGCCGAAACTAGGGCAAAGCACCTTTTTCAACAATCAGGTAATATGAACGTTACCGTTATTTCATCATGTGTTACGGCAAGCGGCGCAACCTTCCCGCCGCCGCTCAGCGCGGCAGCGCCGCTGCGATCCGCCTGAGTTCGGCAACGATCACCCCGCCGCAGACGAACAGCACCGCGGCCGCGATCAAGGTCGGCGCTGCAAAGCTGCCGGTGCGCTGGGCCAACCAGCCGGCAACCACCGGACCGATGATCTGGCCGATACCGAAGGCCGCCGTCATCAGCGCCAGTGCCTTGCGCGGACTTTCCGGCGCCAGATGCCGGCCGATCTGCAGGCCGTAGGCGGTGATCATCATGAAGGTGGCGCCCAGCATCAGGCCACCGGCAAGCGGCGCATAGGGCAGCGGCAGGCTGACGGTGAGCACAAGGCCGACAGCCTCGGCCAGAAGACCGATCGCGTAAACACCGGCAAGCCCGAAGCGCGGCACGGCGAAGCGCCAGAGATAGACCGACAGCGCTGCACTTAGGCCCGTCAACAGCCAGGCAAGGAACTCGATGCTGTGGCCGCCGCTCGCGTCGCGGGCCATGGCCACCAGGAACGTGGCCGTGATCACGTAACCGAAGCCGAACAACCCATAGGTCAGCGTCACCACCGTCAGGGGGCGGGTCCAGGTCAGCGGCTTTTCACGTGCGGCGCCGTTGCCGGAGACGGGACCGGCCGGCAGCATCAGAGCGACGAC harbors:
- a CDS encoding sugar kinase; translated protein: MAGTMLSIGECMVELMQAEGGLLRKSYAGDTFNAAYYAHLFLPIDWSVAYCSAVGTDTVSDEMLAFMAEKGIDTAAVRKIKGRTPGLYMIHLKDGERSFSYWRSASAARLLADDPEHLRRAIEGADLILFSGITLAILAPEAVETLLAELRRAKAAGKRVVFDPNIRPRLWDDAERMRQTLTDGARAASLVMPSFDDEVTHFGDGSIKATIERYKALGVADVVVKDGEKGVTLAFEGSEASHVPATPVERVVDTTSAGDSFNGAFLSRLVTGDTPSESAAFAARIAAGVIGHHGALVDKNKLVD
- the der gene encoding ribosome biogenesis GTPase Der; translation: MSFTVAIIGRPNVGKSTLFNRLVGKKLALVDDTPGVTRDRRPGDAKLIDLRFRIIDTAGLEQSAPDSLQGRMWAQTEAAIDEADLSLFVVDAKGGLTPADNTLAEMLRRRGKPVVLVANKSEARGSDGGFYDAFTLGLGDPCPISAEHGQGMLDLRDAIVAAIGEDRAYPQEDDVAETDIDLRPTTGEAAEKDDEAEPAYDETKPLRVAIVGRPNAGKSTLINRFLGEDRLLTGPEAGITRDSISVEWDWRGRTIKMFDTAGMRRKARVQEKLEKLSVADALRAIRFAETVVIVFDATIPFEKQDLQIVDLIIREGRAAVLAFNKWDLVEDWQAVLADLREKTERLLPQARGIRAIPISGHTGYGLDRLMQAIIDTDKTWNRRISTARLNRWLDSQQVQHPPPAVSGRRLKLKYMTQVKARPPGFMISCTRPDALPESYTRYLINGLRNDFDLPGVPIRIHYRASENPFENKRKKR
- a CDS encoding tetratricopeptide repeat protein, which translates into the protein MANQDDSFIREVNEELRSDQMKNIWARFGSVIVAIAVLIVLGTIGKVGYDYWRDNASSKSGDEFLQALNLAKENKADEALAALNNLQKDGYGAYPVLARLRAATLQAEKGETDAAIKAFSEIGKDTGLPEALRDAARLRAAYLLVDTGTYDQVSAEVEQLAVPQNNMRHSAREALGLAAYKAGDTAKAKSWFQQIVDDPQSPRNVAGRAQMLLDVIAASGKA
- a CDS encoding polysaccharide deacetylase family protein is translated as MIRTFIALSLALCPALVAAAEPTPDMAAPTVPAKDKQLVIVSFDGAHDNALWEKSLAMAKRTNAHFTYFLSCTFLMTRADGKQSYRPPGLKPGRSNVGFAQSREEIAARAGHIWQAHLDGHDIASHACGHFDGKGWTKADWQSEFSTFDIALRDAWKKADRPDAEPQGWAEFARTGIKGFRAPYLSLSDGLLPALKASVFTYDASLVTKGPGWPMEKDGLPRFGLPLIPEGPSKRPVIGMDYNLFVRHSMGIENKKDSATFEARTYEAYRQAFDKEYAGNRIPLQLGFHFVEMNGGAYWRALDRLLTEVCSKPDVACVSYAQALPMIEQAKKKADRSAF
- the sbmA gene encoding peptide antibiotic transporter SbmA, whose product is MFLSFFPKPKLFFISFVVWSLVAIAFWYGEGEQLGAVFGMPPLPSDAPPITGISAFWSPAFLWFYLYFGLVVGLFAAFWYVYSPHPWQNWSILGSALILFVTYFQVQVSVAINNWYGPFWDLIQAIVSKTKVVTAAEFYGEIAVFLGIALVAVAVAVMTRFFVSHYIFRWRTAMNEYYMAHWGKLRRIEGASQRVQEDTMRFSTTVEGLGVSLIDSVMTLIAFTPVLIRLSANVTELPIVGDIPYPLVTAAVLWSLFGTVFLALVGIKLPGLEFRNQRVEAAYRKELVYGEDHADRAQPPTVADLFENVRRNYFRLYFHYLYFNIARIFYLQINGIFSLLILAPSIIAGKITLGALNQISGAFGQVTSSFQYLVSSWPTIVELLSIYKRLRAFEAAIDDEPLPEIEQKFIAVGGEEELA
- a CDS encoding MFS transporter, translated to MTTIDRPHHASLASTATAGAIAMAVAMGFGRFSYTPILPAMMTDLGLSPADAGLIASANFVGYLAGAVLGAYGWAHGQERRIGLASLAATTLLLAAMGLTSSVLVLSLIRFLAGLASAFSMIFISGIVLGHGLLARSEHVPAMHFGGVGLGIAFSSLCVWLAPLAGAAGLSASQADWFTGALVALVGTVVVALMLPAGPVSGNGAAREKPLTWTRPLTVVTLTYGLFGFGYVITATFLVAMARDASGGHSIEFLAWLLTGLSAALSVYLWRFAVPRFGLAGVYAIGLLAEAVGLVLTVSLPLPYAPLAGGLMLGATFMMITAYGLQIGRHLAPESPRKALALMTAAFGIGQIIGPVVAGWLAQRTGSFAAPTLIAAAVLFVCGGVIVAELRRIAAALPR
- a CDS encoding alpha-glucosidase family protein; this encodes MASQQVSGDDWWRGAVIYQVYPRSFQDTDDDGIGDLKGVTRRLGHIASLGVDAIWLSPFFTSPQADMGYDVSDYCDVDPMFGTLADFDAMLAEAHRLGLRVIIDQVISHSSDRHPWFVESRTSRENPKADWYVWADPKPDGTAPNNWLSIFGGPAWEWDGVRKQYYMHNFLASQPDLNFHNSDVQDAVLDAARFWLDRGVDGFRLDTVNFYFHDRHLRDNPPLVPDPDATSNDAPDVNPYGMQDHLYDKSQPENVAFLQRFRALLDGYGGRTTVGEVGDGARSLKTVAAYTSGGDKLHMCYTFDLLGPDFTAGHIRRCVDNFQKAVTDGWVCWAFSNHDVMRHVSRFARSDAEREVVAKLAITLLATLRGSICLYQGEELGLTEADLAFEDLRDPYGIRFWPSFKGRDGCRTPMVWEAAARHAGFSVGKPWLPVPTEQARLAVDTQEAGAGTVLNHYRAMLAFRRSHAALHDGDMSFIESNRDLLAFIREKDGERLLFVFNLTRVPQEFLVSDAAMEGVPLPGQSVRVAGGVLKLDALSAYCGKL
- a CDS encoding NnrU family protein, producing the protein MALLILGIVIFLGIHLVRSFAPGLRASVISSSGTGAWHAIHGICALVGLGLIAYGFDQARATTGMLYTPPVFLAHIALTLMLIASICLVAAYLPPGKIRAATKHPAILAIKIWALAHLLANGEASSVLLFGTFLVWAVILRISMKKRWRAGEITYPAFVSYRYDLIAIVLGAALYGVIVWKLHELVIGVSPMVVG